The genomic stretch CAGTTGACAAACATATACACCAGAGGCACTAAAATGCCATCCCAAGTTTTCATTCAGTTCACTACTATTCTCTTATTTGACAATGATTTTCCCAGGGTCCTGCGCCCTTTCCTCATAGGTTACCAACCCGAACGTCCGTCCGGAGGCGTGGCACGCTAACGTCACGCTGACGTCAGGTTACCGACCCGAACGTCCATCTGGAAGTTTAGCTTGTCAATGTTATACTGATATTAAGTGTCCGACCTAAACGTCCACACGAAGGTGCAGCATGTCAACGTTACGCTGACGTTAGGTTACCGACCCAAACATCCTTTCGAAGGTTCGGCACGATAACATTACACTGACGTTAGCTTTACGTTGGCAAGAAGCCGTCCTCTTCACTTTATACATTCAAACTTCCGTGTCAACATTCCTCGCTGGCGGAAAACTCAGGCCACGGGATCCTGATTTTACTGTTTTTACCCCCCCCGCCGGTATCCACAGCTGCAACTTTTTGCACCCCTATGCTACAGTGACTCACGTCGGCTGGCGCTCCCGTCAGCTGAAACAAACGGTGATCGACACAAGAGTACATGAGTGCGGAAAGCCTGTCAATCTGTCCCAGCCAGGGCGAGAGACAGCAACACAAAGCAGCCTCTGTCACGTTTCCCATGTAGCTAATGACGGCCTGACACACGTGTCTCTTCACAGCATCTTGTTTCCAGCCTCGCTCCATCCCGTTCAGGGTGAACCGGTCGACAAACCACAACATGACACCATGGTGCTTATTCCTCTGCAGCTCCAAGATAAACTTGGCATCATGTCTCGATCATAACAACGCCCAACCCATACCCAAGCGTAAGCAGCTgaggggtgggctgggggggaggtATAACGGCCGCCACCCAAGCATGGGGGTCAAAAATAGGCTTGTTTCTGGCCAGCGGTTCATTCGGTTGCTGCCGGTGGCGATGTAAGTCTGCTTGCTCAGACCGCCTGCGTGGATCGAGGCGTTCTCCATCCCCCCGAAATGGCCGAGCGACACAGCGAGCCGGAGAGATGCTCAGGTACTGTATTCATCCTCGTCTGTTCTGTCAGTGGATCCCTCGCGCCGATCGTGACCGAGCCGGGACGGACGCAGGCAGAGCCAGTTCTGTCGAACAGTAGCACTGTATTGAGAAACCCTGCTCCTCGTGCGTAACGAACAGGCCTTGTCAGAGGAACAGGAGAGCCAGGTGAAGTGCGCTTACTATTTTAAAGTGGAATTTAGAGCAGTGGGTGCTGTGTCTGCAGTTGTACGATCGCcacttcaaatcccagagttgaTAAAAATTATTTCACTGCTTGGTccctcagcaaggcccttaaacccAATTGTTCCAGAGACTGTATGTCGTTGCCTTTTCAAAGAAATGTACATGTTGCTCTAGGTAAAGTTAATTGTAAATAGAAAAACATTATTGCTGGGAAATCATTCCCTCAAACCTTCATCACTGTCAGTTTCTTCACTGAGCTTCTGTATGAGTCTCACTGATTCAGGTTCCATTGGGCATGTTCACGGTCTTGCGTTCCAACACAAAAGGGGTAAATATGTCCTACCGCACCCCGGCGTGGCAAAGACGTCCTCTGCTGTCGTCCGTCCTCTGTCTGGCACTTCTGGAGACTCTCGGCTCTGCCCGGCTGCTTCCGCCAGCCGCCGCCCCTCTGTTTGATGGGCAGCCCTTTGTGGTCGCGTGGAATGTCCCCACGAGCGTGTGCCAAAGACTCGGAGTGCCGCTGGACACGGCGCCCTTCCAGCTCGTGACCACGCCCGCCAAGGTGGTAGGGCAGCCGCTCATGCTCTTCTACAGCGACCGCCTGGGGCTGTACCCACGGGTGGATGCCATCACCCACCGCCTGCTCCATGGGGGAATCCCCCAGAGGGCTGATCTGCGGGCCAGTCTGGCCAAAGCCCGGGCCGACATCACCCACTACATCACTGCGACCACGGCTCCCGGCCTGGCCGTTATCGACTGGGAAGACTGGCGTCCCTTGTGGGAGAGGAACTGGGGCCCCAAAAGCATTTATCGCTCACTGTCAGTCAGCCATGCTCGCCAGAGGTACCCCTTCCTATCCCCTGAGCAGACAGTCCGCGCAGCCAAGCGCCACTTCCAGGCCGCGGCCCGGAGCTACATGTGCGCCACCCTATCTCTGGCCACCAAGCTCCGGCCAAATTACCAGTGGGGGTACTACCTGTATCCGAACTGCTACAATTATGGCTGGGAAGAAGCGGGCTATACGGGACGCTGCCCCCCAGAGGTGGTGCGGCAGAATGACGACCTTGGGTGGCTATGGGAGAGCAGCACGGCGCTATTCCCTTCTGTTTACCTCACTGCCTCGCTGGGAGGGCGGCGCCACACGGCTCTCTTTGTCCGCCACCGTGTCCAGGAGGCCATGAGGACCGCAACCTTGGCCCGCACCGCCGCCGCCCTCCCCGTCTACGTTTACGCCCGGCCCGTTTTTGTTGATCAGAACCGGCGCTTCCTCAGCCAGGTGAGTCTTTCAGTCAGTACTTCCACCATAAGCTGCTGCTCAACCATCACACTGAGGCCTTTTGAATCAACTCATTTGTTATACAAATTATGCAGCCCGACCTCCCCTCTGCACCACCAACAATAAAAGCATTAATGGTGTCTGTGCCAGCCGTGGACCCGGGGTGCGACGACACGCGGCTGTTTTCCTTTACACCCGCTCcatgcgccccctgcaggcggaCCTGGTCAGCTGCATCGGGGAGAGTGCGGCCGTGGGGGCGTCGGGGTCCGTGCTGTGGGGGGCCAGTGCCGACTACAACGACACGGTACTTAAACAGAGAGCGATCGCCGACCCCGCTGCCTCGCTCTCTAGCCTCATGCAGACGGGAAGCTTTGGGGTCGCATTTACCAACAGCCGTCAGACGCCACATCGCTCTGCTAAAAACAAAAGGCGAAATGCAGCAAATATCATATTAGATTAACTGCTTACGATCACACTGCCAGCTTCTCGGCGTTCACTGTTTATACAGCTCATTTGGTCCACACATTGCTCTTTATTGCTTTGCTGCTGTTGCTATGCCGATTACACAGGTCTGTCTTTGGCGTTGCTTCCTCTGTTTATCTAAATGTTGCTATTAAACAATCTGCTGTCGCTCGCCGCTGCTATAAATGTTACAGTTACACATTTCACTGTTTGCCGTTACTCTGTCCGTTTACGTTGCCGTTATTACTACACAGCTCGTTGTCAGTGCTTAATTTATCCATTGATGTAACCTGTTATTGTCCGAGTCGCCGTTTGTTGTTACTATGTTAAAGCGGCTATTATCATTACTTTGTTTAAACAGCTGTTATTGCAAGTTTGCTATTACTCCCTCTGTTTACGTTACAGTCATAAGAGTTAGAAAACTTTACTGATCCCAGAGAGAAATTCTAGAACATACGGCTGCCAGCATGGAGAGTACAGACAGACAGTTATGCAATGCCAAAGTCATGGGGCAAGACAGGTCATAaatagcaaacaaacaaaatgtaacGTAGTGCAAAGAAATCAAAAGGTGCACGTTACACAAACGGAATCCCAGTAAACagcataatataaaatataaattaaatacatATGGGGGGGGTTGCTACTCAGCTCACTGTTTGCCCGTGCGCTTCGAGCTGTGAAGTTCTCGCCTCGTTACAGGCCTCCTGTGAAGCGCTCTCCTCGTATCTGTCCTCCACTCTCGGCCCCTACGTCGCCAATGTGACGGCGGCGGCCAGGCTGTGCAGTGCCGCGCTCTGCCAGGGACACGGCCGCTGCCTGCGCCGGCACCATGACGGTGACGACTACCTGCACCTGAATCCCGCCAGCTTCAGCATCCTCCGGTCCGAAGGGGGGTACCTGGCAGTGGGGAGCCCCACGGCCTCAGATCTCGCCGAACTGGCTGACAAATTTACGTGCCAGTGCTATGCTGGGCAGAGCTGCTCGTCTGAGGTATCCCCCAGGctgccccccagccccatgGTCATTCACGTGTAACTGGGGGCCATCCTAGGAATTTTTTAAAGTGGGGTTGGGGGCATAATTCATACAGCATgtccaaccttatcattagtccCTGTACATAGCAATAGGCCTCGTTTGAGCTCCAACATAAATTTTAATGCTCTCTGAGGTGCTCCTCACCTGCTATAAAAATAGTTTAACTATCTTATAAATAGATTACTGTAAAAGATGGATAAAACATCACTTTCACGTGAGCTAGAGTTACATCAAccttgattttgtttttttttcttgcagctTTTTGTCTTTGACTAAACTTGAAATGAACTGATACATTAAACAATCCATTCAGACACAGATTCAATTATTTGGAAAGAAAAATTCCATGAATGCCAAGCGTATTACCATAAGGTGAGGTTTTATATCCCGGATGCAAATGAGTGCCTTTGCCTTTGATTAATAGCCATTGAATAAATGAATAGATTTTATGCCAAGCAATAAgtataatatacatttttttgaatATCAATTTATTGCCTGCACTCAGTGAACAGTCCAGCTGAATTTAAAACATACACCCGCAAAATATACCTCGCAAGTTTCCCATTTGAGTGTTTATTCTAGTGTCAGATGATGACATAAGAAAAGCAAAATCTGCCACAAAAAAATTATGAAGCCTTCCGGATTTCTAAggatttcccagcatgcaccaggGGGACGCAttcctgcagggggggggggggggggggggggctgtacatGCACATACACGTTCCCAAGATGTCCCAAGAACTCCTCTCTGGTCAGACAGCCCATCAAACGAGTCTcagttttcttttatttttactttggaTTAAAACGAAACCATCCGAACCTAACGGTACTAGAAATATATTTTAGGGCTGGTTATCACATATTGTTCTTAATGATTTGACTGGATGGTATAGACACATTCAGTGGCCACTGTATTAGGTGCGTCTAGCCAGTATCAGTTAGGACTCTGTTCTGCCTCCAGATCCTCTTTGGGGACTGATGAATTGAATGTTCAGAGGCTGCACTGAGCTTATGGCCGTCCTGTTAACCGTAACAAGTCTGCTCaccctctgacctctctcattaacaaagTGTTTTGGGCTAAAGAAATGCAGTAGACTGgatgtttgtttgctttttgttCATCACACCAGTCTCTGTCCACTCCAGACAGAATAATGTGTAAAAATCCCGGGAGAAACACTGGAGCCGCCCTGTCTGGCATGAACAATTGCATCACGTTCAGGATGATTAGAACAGGCACCCAGGCTGTATgtgtatggaagattataagcacaaaaattcaaatggcaattcattttgcaaagtgcttatgcaatccttaattcatttcataatgttttgaataaaaaatagaatgacaattcactgaattgcatttcgttttgccatgggctttttgcctctttattcaaatggcaattcatttggcaattgtcaattcaatattcaatcagagcatgcatttgtcatttcaatatttaatctgtgcatgtaatttgaaaatacattttgcaatcggcaattcaatgtgcaaagtgcttatgcaatccttaattcatttcataatgttttgaataaaaaatagaatgacaattcactgaattgcatttcgttttgccatgggctttttgcctctttattcaaatggcaatggcgtccccgggaattgcattgcatgttggggagaaaactcaatttgcaattcccaactgtcagaccgctcatcaaggtggaccttcattaacgacgtcacttccttgtttagggcctcgctaccattcaacggatttgttcgtttagttagaatgagtaaaccccctttatcttctttattattttttttaaatttttttattattatttattatttttattatttgtaataattataactagttgcacttttccttatttgattgtaacatgctgattatatcattgcaataacatgcttttaccacaggaggtgtgatatattgttatgtagacttttataagtaactgtttgtttgagtttgtaattgttttgctctaaataaagttctttaaaacgtaaaaaaaaaaaagttagaatgagtaatggcggcagaagagcttgcagtaaatatttctgtcttagcagatgacatggaaattaatcgggtatcagcagtagatgcgtttgataggttgtttgtgttgtcacagagggtagaggaacttacaatcttaactggacttgatacgagaagggtgcaaactaatgtagctcaggcgttacatcaagtcacgcagttggttaccctctgtgacaacacaaacaacctatcaaacgcatctactgctgatacccgattaatttccatgtcatctgctaaggcagaaatatttgctGCAAGCTCTTCagccgccattactcattctaactaaacgaacaaatcaatggtagcgaggccctaaacaaggaagtgacgtcgttaatgaaggtccaccttgatgagcgatctgacagttgggaattgcaaattgagttttctccccaacatgcaatgcaattcccggggacgccattgccatttgaataaagaggcaaaaagcccatggcaaaacgaaatgcaattcagtgaattgtcattctattttttattcaaaacattatgaaatgaattaaggattgcataagcactttgcacattgaattgccgattgcaaaatgtattttcaaattacatgcacagattaaatattgaaatgacaaatgcatgctctgattgaatattgaattgacaattgccaaatgaattgccatttgaataaagaggcaaaaagcccatggcaaaacgaaatgcaattcagtgaattgtcattctattttttattcaaaacattatgaaatgaattaaggattgcataagcactttgcacattgaattgccgattgcaaaatgtattttcaaattacatgcacagattaaatattgaaatgacaaatgcatgctctggttgaatattgaattgacaattgcaaaatgaattgccatttgaatttttgtgcttataatcttccatagtaTGTGGGCATGCTAtctctgcctgctgtgtgtaTTTGGGAACAGGCTGCATGCTTCCATCAGCAGGTGTGCCTATTAAACTGACCACTGAGAGTGTATATAAAAGATGGATCATTATCCCTTTCCCAGattagaataaaaatatttctatAATGGAACTTTTCCAGATGTGAGCAGTTCAGGCTAAATGCAAGTGCTTCATCAATGTTTAATTTGACAGTGCAGTTTGGACTCTACTGCTTTGGATCCTTCCTGTTTAAAGCACTTCCTGCATGTTATCCTGGCACCTCTACCACATTTTTGTCTTACATAATTTAGCCAGTTCCAGGTGTTCTGGACAAAGTTGTTTATACatatatagacacacagacCCGAATGCATTAAGATACTCTCTTCCTCTCCGGATCTGATCCTCAGTATTTTCTCAGAGTCCTCACAGctatcccaggatgcactggTGTCAAGACAGAGGAAGAGCTCAGGCACAGAGGAAACATGTAAACTGCACACAGAACAGAGGTGCGATCAGACCCTTGGCGTGACACAGGGGTGCGAGACACAGCTTCACCCTGACACCACATCATGGTGTAATTTACTGCATAGGTGGTACCATTCCTGCTTTCTGTATCAACCAATATGGCGGAAAGAACTGACATAAGAATCCCTTCCGTTAACTACTTGTACCTGACACACAAACCGAGAAGCTGACTGACAGATACTGGCCAGCAGACAGGCGGGCAAAATGGAGTCTAAACGAAACCCAGGACCAGAGTCAGAGGGGAACTGCAACAGGAAGTCATGCAAAACAAAGAATGTTTGGTGATGGCGATGAACACACAGGACCACACAGAGctcaagggaggaggaggctgtgcgcgcacacacacacacacacacacacacacacacacacacacacacacacacacacacacacacacacacgtggtgGCTAATCTGGAACAGGTGACCGCAATGTTCAGCCAAGATGCACCCCTACCCGGCCCTAACCTTAACAATAAACaggcaaacaaaacacaagattttggcattttcagttttttgattgcagtcacaggttTTTATAAAACAAAGTTTAACCTTCTGGGGACAGAAAAATGGtcccaacaaaaacaaaataataagtttttatcacattgtggggacattttgtcACCAAAATGTAATGTATACATGACACctccccgacacacacacacacacacacacacacacacacacacacacacacacacacctgaggTCCTAGTACATTTACAGCCCAGCTGGAcaggagagagtgagagaggatGTAAGAAATGCATATAAAAgaacatacaataaaaaacagatTATCCATGTCTGAATACATGGCATGTTCATGGGTCATATAAAAAGACGTTTggtatataatttattttctaAACCACTGGAATCTGTCTCACTCGCGCACTCCCCTGGGCTTGTTGTTATAAAAAGCACAAGTTTGAGTATCTTACAGTCTCTTAACTATACATCTACAGCATCAGGAATATCCAGGAATTCTAACCCAGAATAAATGTGGCTGAAAAACTGAGATCCAACCAGAATTTATTcttcaaaataaaacaaaaatttcTTTGTCCATGTTTCAGTATTTGGATAGGAAATTACtttaaagccatttaaatgcattggggtACAGTGCTACCCCAAGCAGCACTAATGGGACAGCCCACCAAGTTAAGCAGTGGATTTGACCAATACCCATCAACCTgcccctcggggacccccagacggtctacatttttgctcccttctagCAAAGTTGGAaaggagcaaaaacacagaCCGACTgggagtccccaaggaccaggctgagagaCACTGGTCCAATCTTGAATTATGTCCCATAAATCCCCGTCCACAGCCATAGGAGGTGTTGACTTTGGGAAATTTCAGTATTAAAACGTTGGTAGGCCTGTGAAGCCATGGGAACAGATTGACAGTGACTGTGGGGGAAAGTCCGGTctaaaaataacagaataataTGGAGACAAACGTTGCATGGGTTAGTGCAAACAAAGAATGGCAGAGAGTTACTGGCAGACGGCGTCCAGCTAGAAACTGACTGGGAATGTGCAGGAATCAAAACTATTTCACACCTCTGGTGGTTTAATTACGACTTACACCAGCAGCTAAAGAACAGACAGCACGCGTTTCAGCTGTTACTTCAGTGTCCGTTTAAGAATCACGGCTTCAAACCAAGTGTCGGCCTTTAATGACCACCAGGACGCCATCCAAAGAGGTTACCTAATTTCCTGGATTACTAATCATGGCACCAAGCAGGACAAATACTCAGCGACTGCAAGGGTGTTTACTGCGATAGGCAAACGCTTTCTTCCCTAATAAGGAAAAGGGGCCCACACCCCTTAAATAGCAACTGGCTCTGTTCTGTGCTGCCATCGCTAGGGCGTGCACTGGTTACCTTAGCAACAATCCGCTGGAACATTCCGGAAGTAGCTTCACGATATCAGTGATGACTCCGTTTCCTGGATGGGCTGGCCGTCTCTTCTTATAAGCTGGGTCCACAGATCAACCTGTTAATCTTTTACCATACACTACAATGTAGACGTGTATGATTAATGAAAGAGGCCAGGTAATTACAAGAGCACATTAGGAGATTTGGGTCTGGTTTTTTCCAGACAAGTTTATTGCCTCCACGTCAAGGCCtgaggaaaaaaatacattatcaAACTGATTGACATCATTccataataaaatacatttagagCACCAAGCAATACCCTGAATGATGGTACAAAGATTAAACCATGCCCAGAGAGATACAACAGTGCAAGATACTGCTTagatatgcaaaaaaaaaaaaaaaaaaggattttgcAATCCTTGTttaaaacattgtttaaaacaaCGAATCGTTGAATTTCTGCTTCTATTCTCtgcagaaaaaaacagaccatGTATTtaaaactactaacatcacagtGTGAGGCTGAAATATCTTTTGGTTTGGTCCACCGTAAGTCTCAAAACTCCATCAGGATTAGGCAGTTAGAATCAGATACGCGTGACTTTACACCACGAAAAATCCCATTTATAAAAGTAGCAATAATGCGGTTAATTGTGCCCTTTTCACGCGCGAAAAGCACGCCGGTAAACACGAAGGACGGTCCGTGGCACGGTTCCATGCTGCCCTGTCCCTGAGCCCCGGGAACCGGCGCCAGCAAACGGCGCGCCCACCTCCGCAAGGTCTGCCCGTCATGCGTATCGTATCCATATTATTAACGCACATTGCGTTTGTTTCAGAAAAGCGGTGAACAGCAAgggcttcacctccagccagttttttttttttttttgtagctgcATGACAAGAAAAACGAAATTTGGCACCAATTGTGTTTATTTTGCTACATATGGTTAGGACACTGGGAGATATTTATATATAGCTACAAGACGCCTATGGATCTTTGACATAGGGATTAGAAAAATCCGCACATCGCTTTTAATGCTACCGTGATCTACCGTTTGAGGTCTATCACATAGGTCTATCTGAACGCGTCCAGTGTCCAAAATTACAGCATATCGAGGGTCCAAAAATGGAAAATGCAATATTCAGAATTATCAATTTAAAAAGCACCGTCGGGCTGTATGGTATAAAGTCTGCAAATTATTAGAAGACACACCGTAAACGTGTTTTAGAGCTGTGCTTACAGCTACATTGGTTTCATATTATTACAGCATCACTTAATAGGCTATATCATGTGCTGGTTTCTCCTTAACACCCGTCCCTGCAGGCGTCACCTctttggcacacaaccccacaCGCATCAAGACGTTGGACAGAACGTCCTGGTAGAGACTGAGGAAGATCCAGCCGGGCAGGTAGAGTAAGGTGATGAGCCCCATGAAGTTGAGCGGGTAGTGCGTGTAGTCCCAGGAGCAGGCGCCGTAGTGGCGCAGCGCCAGTCCCCAGCACAGCTCCCAGGAGTAGATGACGAAGACGTAGACTGGGAGCCTCCTCCGCGCGCTCCACCCGCGCTCCAGGTGGAGGTGCACGTAGAGCTGCTCCACCACCACGCCGCAGCTGCCGTAGATCAGAAAGGACCACAGCGACGTGTGGCCGCCCACGCTCCGCTCCGGTCTCTCCATCAGGTTGCACATGGAGGTGAACAGCACCTCATCCAGAAAGCCGTGCATGCCGAAGAAGGCGAAGCGCAGGGCGCCAGGCAACCCCTGCTCAGAGTCCCGCTTCTCTGTCAGCGCACCATGCCCGGGGGGGTGGTACTGGAGGCGTGTGATCGTCCTGTAAAATACCTTAGAATAATATAGTGCGATGATGTACTGAATAGCAATCTGCGTCGCCGACAAGCTATCCGTATGCGCAGTCGGATTCCCTATTAAAATCTGCAGTCCAATGTACACCGAGGGGTAGAAGATACAGTGGAAAACGAGAGGGCTTCTCCGAAAGCTGCTTTTCTGTGCATATACTTTCTCAAGCGCGAAATGCGTTATGGAGTGCAGGACACAGAAGTAAGGCGAGGAGAAGCCCAGCAGTCTGAAATCATTGTCCTTCAGGAAAGTGCGCGCCGATGACAGGATGACGTCCAGCGTGACTCCGTGCATCCCGTAAAAATACAACCGCATCCAGGGTGGCAGCGCTCCTACGGGCTCCTTTACGTCTCCAGCACCGCCGCACGGTGCCGGCTGCCGGCTCCCATCCGGCTCCGCACCGTCGGCTAACCGCACGGACCGATCGTTTAGTCCATCTCGCCTTCGAGTGGCCATGATCGGTCCAAGAAAAAGGTGAATGAAGTGTCCGCCTCTCCGCTTCGTGCGGTCTACGTGCTGTAGTTTCCTGCCATAGGACGACGCGGCTTGACGGCTCTTACCCGCAGACACGGAACTGGtacggggtggggtggggggagggcacaCAAAACTATAAATTCCTTTGCAATGAAATGCTGTGAAAGAATACCTGCTCAAATGTAACATAAGAAGCCATTTGATCCAATTCCCTTGCCTGTTCATCACCACGTACAATAAAAGACTATAATTGCTACACAACTATCCAGTTAGACGCATTACCAAAGCACATATTCACGCAAAGTGATATTCGCGTGTTAATTTCAGCTATATTTAAAATTTGCCCAACggctttttttttatcaaggGCTAATATAACAGAATAATAAAATTCGAGAGACATATATGCTGCTTAACAAGGTTAAAACAATTTCATCGTGCAGATCCACGGTTTTACTTAACTTACATTTTAAATCCATTCAATTTTACCGTCTCATTAATTCAGATATTAAAGGTGTTTGACTGaaagcattttttaaatatgcaaCTATGCTTCTTACATGGCTGAGGACAGAAAATTGCAAAAACAGCTGATCGTAAAACACTTTCCTACATCTGAATCCTGTACATAAAAGGTAATAAACTCCATACTTATGCTAATGATATGCCTGCTAATACATATTCAATGTCATGTAGACACTTAAGGCCCAACTTCTCTTCTGCCGGGTAACTAAGCGGTTAACCTCACAGCGTGTGGAGAAAAGCCATTTCCCTTTCAGAAAAAGGCAAACAGCAGCGCACAGTTTGAGTGATTCAACCCCCTGACGGCGAGGACGAGATCGACCGTCTTCATGCATGTTCCCCAGAATTTTCCCTATTCATCCTTCGGATTAATCACTCCTGTACGCGGTTACCGCTTAAGCAGTGAAATAGGGCAGGATCTGTTTTTTAACTGGCTGTACTTTCGTTTCCGCTTTGATGTCTGGCATTTCAGTGTAGACACACTACACGCATTTTTTACCACAGCCCATGGATTTTAATCATCCATTCTGAAAGACATTTCGGTTTGCTCTCACATACCAAATGATAATTCTGGCTTTCCATCCAGGCCCAAAGTCTAGCAGAACAGATTCTTCAGAAAATGACGAGGGACAGCTTCATGTGATTAAAGCTCAGAGATCCAATTTGCATATCATGGAAATGCACAGGTCTCAGGGAAGCACCATCCATCCGTCGGATTATATTACAATACATACTAGAGGCTCTGCTGCCCTTTACTGGAGAATGGGCTGCAAGAAAGATGGGTAGATATACCAGGGGTGTCCTGACACCTGCACTGTATAGGTCATACATGGGGCtgcccaggggcgccgctaagggggggaaagttgggacaattctaagggctcacgccctttaggggcccccagagatctgaatgggtgtggttggggggcccaacctcatattttgtcatagggcccaaaattgctagcggcgcccctggggcTGCCCGACGTCGGCACTGTATAGCCCATACGTGGGGTTGCTCCGATACCTGCACTGTATAGGTCATATATGGGGGTGCCCGACGTCGGCACTGTATAGCCCATACGCGGGGTTGCTCCGATACCTGCACTGTATAGGTCATATATGGGGGTGCCCGACGTCGGCACTGTATAGCCCATACGCGGGGGTGCTCTGACACCTGCACTGTATA from Brienomyrus brachyistius isolate T26 chromosome 3, BBRACH_0.4, whole genome shotgun sequence encodes the following:
- the LOC125738182 gene encoding hyaluronidase PH-20-like, translated to MFTVLRSNTKGVNMSYRTPAWQRRPLLSSVLCLALLETLGSARLLPPAAAPLFDGQPFVVAWNVPTSVCQRLGVPLDTAPFQLVTTPAKVVGQPLMLFYSDRLGLYPRVDAITHRLLHGGIPQRADLRASLAKARADITHYITATTAPGLAVIDWEDWRPLWERNWGPKSIYRSLSVSHARQRYPFLSPEQTVRAAKRHFQAAARSYMCATLSLATKLRPNYQWGYYLYPNCYNYGWEEAGYTGRCPPEVVRQNDDLGWLWESSTALFPSVYLTASLGGRRHTALFVRHRVQEAMRTATLARTAAALPVYVYARPVFVDQNRRFLSQADLVSCIGESAAVGASGSVLWGASADYNDTASCEALSSYLSSTLGPYVANVTAAARLCSAALCQGHGRCLRRHHDGDDYLHLNPASFSILRSEGGYLAVGSPTASDLAELADKFTCQCYAGQSCSSEVSPRLPPSPMVIHV
- the tmem229a gene encoding transmembrane protein 229A gives rise to the protein MFCSRATISTPDKLISVSAGKSRQAASSYGRKLQHVDRTKRRGGHFIHLFLGPIMATRRRDGLNDRSVRLADGAEPDGSRQPAPCGGAGDVKEPVGALPPWMRLYFYGMHGVTLDVILSSARTFLKDNDFRLLGFSSPYFCVLHSITHFALEKVYAQKSSFRRSPLVFHCIFYPSVYIGLQILIGNPTAHTDSLSATQIAIQYIIALYYSKVFYRTITRLQYHPPGHGALTEKRDSEQGLPGALRFAFFGMHGFLDEVLFTSMCNLMERPERSVGGHTSLWSFLIYGSCGVVVEQLYVHLHLERGWSARRRLPVYVFVIYSWELCWGLALRHYGACSWDYTHYPLNFMGLITLLYLPGWIFLSLYQDVLSNVLMRVGLCAKEVTPAGTGVKEKPAHDIAY